One segment of Anopheles stephensi strain Indian chromosome 3, UCI_ANSTEP_V1.0, whole genome shotgun sequence DNA contains the following:
- the LOC118513520 gene encoding uncharacterized protein LOC118513520 isoform X1 translates to MEICSSLLSRTLPTLAYGGTSQRRWKFGRDLLFGHCCLLLLVLFCWLQTPVQGAPWRNIAKSDDSDEGYYETDGSYETDEGEQHHQTGEVKHGASNPHDDNESVEIEYEEHDHHPHHQYHLPNGVSESDESGEDQPDSFNNAELLAQLGIHQKTPREKKKKSRKLPPPVTIAVPYPVHIERKVPVFIEKKVPVIVEKKVEVPVDRPYEVPVPVKVPVHEKQVIHVPKPIVFNVDRPYPVYVQRTVFVEKYRPFKVLIKSRTRY, encoded by the exons ATGGAA ATCTGTTCATCACTTTTGTCGCGAACCTTACCGACACTGGCTTACGGAGGAACGTCACAGCGTCGGTGGAAGTTTGGACGAGATCTACTGTTTGGCCattgctgtttgctgctgttggtgttaTTCTGCTGGCTTCAGACACCCGTTCAGGGTGCACCGTGGCGAAACATCGCGAAATCAGACGATTCGGACGAGGGTTACTACGAAACGGATGGCAGCTACGAGACGGACGAAGGTGAGCAACACCACCAAACAGGTGAGGTGAAACACGGTGCATCCAATCCTCATGACGATAACGAATCTGTAGAAATCGAGTACGAAGAGCACGATCATCATCCTCACCACCAATACCATCTGCCAAACGGAGTCTCGGAGTCTGACGAATCCGGCGAAGATCAACCCGATTCCTTCAACAACGCTGAGCTTCTTGCACAGCTCGGCATCCACCAGAAGACTCCgcgggagaagaagaagaaaagcaggaAGTTGCCGCCCCCGGTAACGATTGCTGTCCCCTATCCGGTGCACATCGAGCGTAAAGTTCCCGTGTTCATCGAGAAGAAGGTGCCGGTGATTGTGGAGAAGAAGGTGGAGGTGCCTGTCGATCGCCCGTACGAAGTGCCCGTGCCGGTGAAAGTGCCCGTCCACGAGAAGCAAGTGATACACGTGCCGAAACCGATTGTCTTTAACGTCGATCGGCCCTACCCGGTGTATGTGCAACGGACTGTGTTTGTGGAGAAGTACCGACCGTTCAAGGTGTTGATAAAGTCGAGAACTCGCTACTAA
- the LOC118513520 gene encoding uncharacterized protein LOC118513520 isoform X2, producing MEICSSLLSRTLPTLAYGGTSQRRWKFGRDLLFGHCCLLLLVLFCWLQTPVQGAPWRNIAKSDDSDEGYYETDGSYETDEEIEYEEHDHHPHHQYHLPNGVSESDESGEDQPDSFNNAELLAQLGIHQKTPREKKKKSRKLPPPVTIAVPYPVHIERKVPVFIEKKVPVIVEKKVEVPVDRPYEVPVPVKVPVHEKQVIHVPKPIVFNVDRPYPVYVQRTVFVEKYRPFKVLIKSRTRY from the exons ATGGAA ATCTGTTCATCACTTTTGTCGCGAACCTTACCGACACTGGCTTACGGAGGAACGTCACAGCGTCGGTGGAAGTTTGGACGAGATCTACTGTTTGGCCattgctgtttgctgctgttggtgttaTTCTGCTGGCTTCAGACACCCGTTCAGGGTGCACCGTGGCGAAACATCGCGAAATCAGACGATTCGGACGAGGGTTACTACGAAACGGATGGCAGCTACGAGACGGACGAAG AAATCGAGTACGAAGAGCACGATCATCATCCTCACCACCAATACCATCTGCCAAACGGAGTCTCGGAGTCTGACGAATCCGGCGAAGATCAACCCGATTCCTTCAACAACGCTGAGCTTCTTGCACAGCTCGGCATCCACCAGAAGACTCCgcgggagaagaagaagaaaagcaggaAGTTGCCGCCCCCGGTAACGATTGCTGTCCCCTATCCGGTGCACATCGAGCGTAAAGTTCCCGTGTTCATCGAGAAGAAGGTGCCGGTGATTGTGGAGAAGAAGGTGGAGGTGCCTGTCGATCGCCCGTACGAAGTGCCCGTGCCGGTGAAAGTGCCCGTCCACGAGAAGCAAGTGATACACGTGCCGAAACCGATTGTCTTTAACGTCGATCGGCCCTACCCGGTGTATGTGCAACGGACTGTGTTTGTGGAGAAGTACCGACCGTTCAAGGTGTTGATAAAGTCGAGAACTCGCTACTAA